The window AACCAAATAGTCCTTGATTACGAGGTCGTGGAGAcggtatattaaaaaataactgTCCTATTTTATCTAAGTACTGTCGATAACATGGATCTCTATTTAAAGATATTTGGTATTGTTCACAAAGTACTGTAAATACAGTAAGCTTACCACTGAAAAATGCGTAcacatttataaattaaatttttacttattaGTAAACAAATAACTTATCCTTAcctatcaattatttttaacaaaaagaataaaaaatttagtaGTGGAAGAAGATATGGTGGACCCCTCTTTATTTTTGGATGTTGCAAAGTATAGGAATTGAAAACTTCTTCTGCAGCTGCTTTATTTTGTAAACAAAGATATCTGAAACaaatatgaatgaaattttgtaagAGTATATAAAGCCTTAAATGTTACTCAGTTATAAAACTCAAACTTACTGTAAAACTGCCTGTGCAATGAAAAGATCTATTTCATTCATATAACCACGTTGCTCGTGAAGTTCAACAAGCATTGCAGCATATCCAGAACCATCTTTACTATGTATGAAATGTTGTCTTGCCATTAcgtaatttttttctaaaacaTTTGTGATAAACTATGGTGATAccattgtatatatatttttgttaaaataaattacctCTCCAAAATACTTGAGCTATCTTTTGATGTAAATCTGGATGACCAGTTTTATATTCTGTCCCCTTTGTACTCCATCGAAGAGCAGATTGTACAAATATATCTCTTTCAGGTGAGGAAGAACTCATTATACATAATAagtttgtaattttttcaaaatatatttgaGAAGGTTCTGTTCCTGATTGTATTAAgacatttataaataaaattcctaGGTCAGCTCCACTAGCATGCtgtagtaattaataataatgtaatacactatattaaatgttatattaTTATACGTACTAATacatttcatacaatttacgttattaattattataccatatttaaacataaaattcatattattgTATACAAATATCacaacatttttttctaaaatttttataaagtaCGACTGCAGATCGTTCGAGAACTAGTTCTAATACAAGCAATTTGAATCTAATATCAAAATGATTACTAtgacattattttaaaaatatatatcttttaatatttataatgacaataaaaaatgtattacatACTTGTTCGTGCTGTAATAATAGAGTGGCTCCATTATACAATAATTCCAAAAGTTCTGAATATTTTTTCTGTCCgagatatctgaaagaagaGGTTAAACACTTATACCCAAGATTGCGCAGGAAGGATTTTTTGACGctgtttgttaataaaattgttaacttACCTGAAATATAAAGTTCTGTACATTTGATGTGCCTCGtaataattttctgaatttataGATGCTTCTAATTTCGCTAAAACTCGCTGAACACCGTGATTGTATCGCGAAGCCATGTTTATGCTTTTTGGAATATTCTTTTCCTAGTATTTCATTGGTATCACTGCTATGTAACTAGAACAAAGAATAGGTatgttgcgtgtccgtcgcggaaaatagggatattcggggatttaggtgcaggtgtgacagtccgtggagcgcagaggcgctctgctctcaaggcgcggatatacaaaatagtaaactgttattattgttttgagtactttaatattttgaattcaatttaaaacagaacTTTGACTTTGTGTTAACAAGGCTTAGAACTTTCTGTGCGAAAACGACTTGTccgtaacgagtgacaaaatcattctgacaattctgcgcttggcggaggagatcttcgcgcgttgtcggtcgatgccccttccttggtggatcctggatcctccctcaggatcatccctcgtccaatggtggaggagtccaccccgtctcgtttgggccccttctcctggctgtggtccaccctcaagcgcgtggaagtggaggcgctccgccaagacgctagaacgttgcagcgcacatgtgctaagagaaagcgtgggacccagagaaattaggaaacgacaagatcttgtacttgccaaagcaactcttgaggaaatttacgaccctcttagagtgcatgaaaagacaggatatcgaaaaagacttcgtaacccttaaggaccgttcgtgacttggtcgaaaacaacgaattagctatggtctattataaattagtttttagtaattttccaagtgaaactattccattctctggacttccggccttctttcagctctatcacccacgtcgaggggtttacaatttactctttgtttatttatataagggtatgcatagacgatgttcgaatttcgctcttaatttatgaccatcgatacaaaggtcctcgaagaacattcaagacatatcgatacaatagactatcgataaatattcccatggcagtgtcgccacaccactctaaacatattcacgtgataacgtttcacgttacacctTCCCCCTTATACAAAAAGGTGTTTACAAAAAAAAACAGCTTTTTCATTCATAACATAACTTCCTAATAACGTGAAAGTAAGTCTGTATTTAGTAGTTCATTCAATGTCACTCATCGTACAATCTTCAATAGTCCATTCAATAGTTCGTAGCTTCGCACACATAATCTGTATACGTAAACGTACAACAAATAATAATTCCTCCATATATTGTCAATAGTCTCTGGATTATTCATAAACCGTAATATTAATAGAACATAAGCACAAGCTTACAAGGCATTCAACGATACGCATATATTTAATTCAGTCTTCGGTAGAATCGTCCAGCCGAATACacgccaattttaatttattggtatgtactattttacatttatttccttttaattttaattccgcTGTTAAGTCACCAAACATTCGACTTATTTTATACGGACCCAGCCAGTCGCAATCAAATTCGGAAGTTCTAGGCTCTTTAAGTAAATATACCATGTCGCCTACATTAAATTTACATGGGTTTAATCTTTGATCGTAGTAACCCTTGTTtttctgttttgtttttttcagATTTCGTGCAGCCATAGTCTGTGTGGTGGTAATTTTAGTAAAAAGCTCATTAAAATGCTGTGCAAAGGTTCGAGGCGTTTGCCCCTTGGCAAATTTAGAAGGTACGTTGGCTTTAACACCAAAAACCAATTCATGAGGGGTAAACCAGTGTTCTCATGTACAGAAGTATTATAAGAGAAAATGCAAAAACGTATCCAATCGTCCCAATCCGTCTTTGTGCAATAGTGCttgagataattaataaaactacgGTGTGCCCTATGAAGAATATCCCTGATAATTTAAGGTCAACTACTCGACTTCGGTGGAACTACAACTTTACCAACACACAAGGTAACAatatatttcagaaatattgaATCTATCcggatgtattctaaatgttgaagcctcctaggacttaaagccatgcgagacattgaaatgctgttttaacgggagcatgcataattgctgcaaacatacttttatcacaagttctagccacgccacggaggcttgaagttccttcaccattcgctttcctctcttttgttacacagtttcaaattacgatcaggggtaccgaaacgctgtattgattgtaaacaaccatttttatcttggagcggagcgttcctttactcgttagatttgtcttgtcgcgtgtgtattcgctttttcgacgctttttaaccatttaacttgtttagcgaagctaaacgcacagacagacaaaaaaaaaggaacagcatcgcgcgtcaaacagcgacgacccatctgaagcgatctttcatttatacaccgtttgtaaacagagagatgtataaagcgcggggaatcattcgaaaccctggggctattcgagcttgcatttcagcaaattatcatctcaaacatttcactcgtttgctttttctaaatttataggagagcttctttcgtttatttttgacacacctttcgtaaatatcgtttcccAGTCCCCCTAAAAATCCTGCCACCGCGCTCGTcataagtaattttttaatgcCCCCAAATTCCTCTGAACGCAAATCTTCTTTCGCCCCCTGTACCCCACGATCTAAAATATCGTTTACTCGGAACCCGTATTCCTCGATCGATTCGCTTTCACGACGGCGTACGGTCTTCAACTCATTTTGAGTATCATTTAGATTAAAACTTTGGGCGAACGTGGATTTAATCAGGGCTATCAATTCCTCCACAGTTTCCGGTTCGTCATCACCCATTATACCCCTGTAAACCCGGTGTTGCATTCGATTCCGAATTATAGCGAGCAAAAGTGTTTTGTCCTCGGTTTTTGCTAAGGTGTCGGCAAGCCTACATTGGGCAATAAAATGGTTTACCTGGGACGGCTTTCCATCAAAATGAGGAATAAAACTTTTTACTACATCGTATTGGGTGCCCGTAAAGGTTTTTGAAAGTTTAGGCGATGACGTGACCGCGTCCCTAGTCATACTGTCCTTGGAAGGTTGTAATGACTCTAAATTTAAGGTATTTGTCTGATGTTCATTCGCATCCGAAGAGGAATTCAAAACATTAGAAGGTAATGGCCTAGGTGGAATCATTAGCGTGTTATTTGCCGTGCTACTAGAAGGAACAGATACACCGCCCGGCTCACCCCAACTCTGCATCGTGGACTGGGCAGGTACAAGAGATGACTCTTGTAATCGGGGTTCAAATCTTCCAATTGAGGAAGAAGGTCCTCTACTAGGAGATTCTATTGAACTTTCCTCCACAAATATGACGCTATCACCACGCAGACTATTTTTGCGACCCTTCCTCCTTCTGGCCCTTACTAGTTTCGTTGAAAACGGCGGCATCTTATCGAATTAGGACTAACGGTTACAACTAATATTCTATAGTCTATTTGCTAATATTCTAGACTTACAGTTTTGTTGCACGACAAATTTATAATCCGCAAGAAGTCACTTAACGTTTCTCGTTTAACTTGTTGCTTCTTTCACAGGTGTATGGCTCTGTCCCGTCTCCTGCTCGATGGTCCCCAAATTCGACAGCAGGTACTCCAGTAAAATTTGTCCGCAATCAGCTGCATCAGGTAGGCCTCAGCTCCGTGAACAGTCCGATCAGGTCCCGGGATTTTATTTTATCCTCTCTTATGCTCCAGGAATGATGCAACGATGACGTGGACGAGGTGCGCGTGATTTCGGTGGATGGCTTGCACGGCAGCCGAAATCACCTGTCTCCGGTATTTACCCTTCGCTCTTGGGGAAACCGTGCCAAAACCCAAGAGGGAGAAGTTGCACTAAACTTTGTCcacttattaaatatataacagTTCAATAAAATAGTTTGTAGAATGTTTAATTGACCGTTTAATACACACCCGCGAGTTGATAAAGTAATTTAAGTGTACATAAGTTTGTCACAATCACTTTACTTAACTATTCAGTTATTTCACTGTTTTAAATTGGTTTTCACAGAATTATCACCTTTTAAACTGTCACCTTTTAAATGTTTGTCCCCACTTTGAACTATTCCCTTTTAaaatatcccaccgctgtcaccaaatatgttgcgtgtccgtcgcggaaaatagggatattcggggatttaggtgcaggtgtgacagtccgtggagcgcagaggcgctctgctctcaaggcgcggatatacaaaatagtaaactgttattattgttttgagtactttaatattttgaattcaatttaaaacagaacTTTGACTTTGTGTTAACAAGGCTTAGAACTTTCTGTGCGAAAACGACTTGTccgtaacgagtgacaaaatcattctgacaattctgcgcttggcggaggagatcttcgcgcgttgtcggtcgatgccccttccttggtggatcctggatcctccctcaggatcatccctcgtccaatggtggaggagtccaccccgtctcgtgtgggccccttctcctggctgtggtccaccctcaagcgcgtggaagtggaggcgctccgccaagacgctagaacgttgcagcgcacatgtgctaagagaaagcgtgggacccagagaaattaggaaacgacaagaccttgtacttgccaaagcaactct of the Osmia lignaria lignaria isolate PbOS001 chromosome 7, iyOsmLign1, whole genome shotgun sequence genome contains:
- the LOC117609758 gene encoding Golgi to ER traffic protein 4 homolog, whose product is MASRYNHGVQRVLAKLEASINSENYYEAHQMYRTLYFRYLGQKKYSELLELLYNGATLLLQHEQHASGADLGILFINVLIQSGTEPSQIYFEKITNLLCIMSSSSPERDIFVQSALRWSTKGTEYKTGHPDLHQKIAQVFWREKNYVMARQHFIHSKDGSGYAAMLVELHEQRGYMNEIDLFIAQAVLQYLCLQNKAAAEEVFNSYTLQHPKIKRGPPYLLPLLNFLFFLLKIIDSGKLTVFTVLCEQYQISLNRDPCYRQYLDKIGQLFFNIPSPRPRNQGLFGSLLQSFFNGLEDEDSDDEQRNTASTSHTIQELD